In the Nomascus leucogenys isolate Asia chromosome 5, Asia_NLE_v1, whole genome shotgun sequence genome, one interval contains:
- the YOD1 gene encoding ubiquitin thioesterase OTU1 isoform X2 — METLHTIYSEAKSFTVEGLSSRTRVRELQGQIAAITGIAPGGQRILVGYPPECLDLSNGDTILEDLPIQSGDMLIVEEDQTRPRSSPAFTKRGASSYVRETLPVLTRTVVPADNSCLFTSVYYVVEGGVLNPACAPEMRRLIAQIVASDPDFYSEAILGKTNQEYCDWIKRDDTWGGAIEISILSKFYQCEICVVDTQTVRIDRFGEDAGYNKRVLLIYDGIHYDPLQRNFPDPDTPPLTIFSSNDDIVLVQALELADEARRRRQFTDVNRFTLRCMVCQKGLTGQAEAREHAKETGHTNFGEV, encoded by the exons ATGGAAACATTACATACAATTTATTCAGAAGCAAAGTCTTTTACAGTGGAG GGGCTGTCCAGCCGGACCCGGGTGCGGGAACTCCAGGGCCAAATTGCCGCCATCACCGGGATCGCCCCCGGCGGTCAGCGAATCCTCGTCGGATACCCTCCCGAGTGCCTGGATCTCAGCAATGGGGATACCATTCTGGAAGACTTGCCCATCCAATCTG GTGACATGCTGATCGTTGAAGAAGACCAAACCAGGCCCAGAAGTTCACCTGCATTTACTAAACGTGGTGCTTCTAGTTACGTCAGGGAAACTTTGCCTGTGCTTACCAGAACCGTGGTCCCAGCAGACAACTCTTGCCTCTTTACCAGTGTGTACTATGTCGTCGAAGGAGGAGTCTTGAATCCAGCTTGTGCCCCTGAGATGAGACGCCTCATAGCACAAATTGTAGCAAGCGATCCGGACTTCTATAGTGAGGCAATACTGGGAAAAACAAATCAAGAGTACTGTGACTGGATCAAAAGGGATGACACTTGGGGAGGAGCAATAGAGATATCGATTTTGTCCAAGTTTTACCAGTGTGAAATATGTGTAGTGGATACACAGACAGTAAGAATTGATCGTTTTGGGGAAGATGCAGGATATAACAAAAGGGTTCTGCTTATTTATGATGGCATCCACTATGATCCACTTCAGCGTAACTTCCCTGATCCAGATACACCTCCTCTGACCATTTTCTCCTCTAATGATGATATTGTTCTTGTACAAGCACTGGAATTAGCAGATGAAGCTAGAAGAAGGAGACAGTTTACTGATGTCAACCGCTTCACCCTGAGATGCATGGTATGTCAGAAAGGATTAACTGGACAAGCAGAAGCAAGGGAACATGCCAAGGAGACAGGCCATACCAACTTTGGAGAAGTGTGA
- the YOD1 gene encoding ubiquitin thioesterase OTU1 isoform X1 has protein sequence MFGPAKGRHFGVHPAPGCPGGVSQQAAGTKAGPVGAWPVGSRTDTMWRLRCKAKDGTHVLQGLSSRTRVRELQGQIAAITGIAPGGQRILVGYPPECLDLSNGDTILEDLPIQSGDMLIVEEDQTRPRSSPAFTKRGASSYVRETLPVLTRTVVPADNSCLFTSVYYVVEGGVLNPACAPEMRRLIAQIVASDPDFYSEAILGKTNQEYCDWIKRDDTWGGAIEISILSKFYQCEICVVDTQTVRIDRFGEDAGYNKRVLLIYDGIHYDPLQRNFPDPDTPPLTIFSSNDDIVLVQALELADEARRRRQFTDVNRFTLRCMVCQKGLTGQAEAREHAKETGHTNFGEV, from the exons ATGTTTGGCCCCGCTAAAGGTCGCCATTTTGGAGTCCACCCGGCGCCTGGGTGCCCCGGCGGCGTCTCTCAACAGGCTGCCGGGACCAAAGCTGGCCCCGTGGGTGCCTGGCCTGTGGGCAGCCGGACCGACACGATGTGGCGGCTCCGCTGCAAGGCCAAGGACGGCACCCATGTTTTGCAGGGGCTGTCCAGCCGGACCCGGGTGCGGGAACTCCAGGGCCAAATTGCCGCCATCACCGGGATCGCCCCCGGCGGTCAGCGAATCCTCGTCGGATACCCTCCCGAGTGCCTGGATCTCAGCAATGGGGATACCATTCTGGAAGACTTGCCCATCCAATCTG GTGACATGCTGATCGTTGAAGAAGACCAAACCAGGCCCAGAAGTTCACCTGCATTTACTAAACGTGGTGCTTCTAGTTACGTCAGGGAAACTTTGCCTGTGCTTACCAGAACCGTGGTCCCAGCAGACAACTCTTGCCTCTTTACCAGTGTGTACTATGTCGTCGAAGGAGGAGTCTTGAATCCAGCTTGTGCCCCTGAGATGAGACGCCTCATAGCACAAATTGTAGCAAGCGATCCGGACTTCTATAGTGAGGCAATACTGGGAAAAACAAATCAAGAGTACTGTGACTGGATCAAAAGGGATGACACTTGGGGAGGAGCAATAGAGATATCGATTTTGTCCAAGTTTTACCAGTGTGAAATATGTGTAGTGGATACACAGACAGTAAGAATTGATCGTTTTGGGGAAGATGCAGGATATAACAAAAGGGTTCTGCTTATTTATGATGGCATCCACTATGATCCACTTCAGCGTAACTTCCCTGATCCAGATACACCTCCTCTGACCATTTTCTCCTCTAATGATGATATTGTTCTTGTACAAGCACTGGAATTAGCAGATGAAGCTAGAAGAAGGAGACAGTTTACTGATGTCAACCGCTTCACCCTGAGATGCATGGTATGTCAGAAAGGATTAACTGGACAAGCAGAAGCAAGGGAACATGCCAAGGAGACAGGCCATACCAACTTTGGAGAAGTGTGA
- the C5H1orf116 gene encoding specifically androgen-regulated gene protein isoform X1 translates to MPERELWSAGPGSEPVTRVGSCDSMMSSTSTHSGSSDSSYDFLSAEEKECLLFLEETIGSLDTEADSGLSTDESEPATTPRGFRALPITQPTPRGGPEETITQQGRAPRTVTESSSSHPPEPQGLGLRSGSYSLPRNIHIARSQNFRRSTTQANSHTPGEPGTLAPEPEKEQVSQSSQPRQAPASPQEAALDLDVVLIPPPEAFRDTQPEKCREASLPKGPGQQGHTLQLHTPSSSQEREQTASEAMSQKAKETGSTGYTQQPRPPPAGLPQNARAEDAPLPSGEDPNSRLAPLTTPKPRKLPPNIVLKSSRSSFHGDPQHWLSRHTEAAPGDSGLISCSLQEQRKARKEALEKLGLPQDQDEPGLYLSKPTSSIRPKETRAQHPSPAPGLAQPAAPAQASTAIPAAGKALAQALAPAPGPAQGPLPMKSPAPGSVAASKSMPIPIPKAPRANSPQTPPKPESGLTLQESNTPGLRQMNFKSNTLERSGVGLSSYLSTEKDASPKTSTSLGKGSFLDKMSPSVLRNSRPRPASLGTGKDFAGIQVGKLADLEQEQSSKRLSYHGQSRDMLPRPPCVSVKISPKGVPNEHRREALKKLGLLKE, encoded by the exons ATGCCCGAGAGGGAGCTGTGGTCAGCGGGGCCTGGCTCAGAACCCGTGACCCGTGTCGGCAGCTGTGACAGCATGATGAGCAGCACCTCCACCCACTCTGGATCT AGTGATAGCAGCTACGACTTCCTGTCCGCTGAAGAGAAGGAGTGTCTGCTCTTCCTGGAGGAGACCATTGGCTCACTGGACACGGAGGCTGACAGCGGACTGTCCACTGACGAGTCTGAGCCAGCCACAACTCCCAGAGGTTTCCGAGCACTGCCCATAACCCAGCCCACTCCCCGGG GAGGTCCAGAGGAGACCATCACTCAGCAAGGACGAGCGCCAAGGACAGTAACTGAGTCCAGCTCATCCCATCCTCCTGAGCCCCAGGGCCTAGGCCTCAGGTCTGGCTCCTACAGCCTCCCTAGGAATATCCACATTGCCAGAAGCCAGAACTTCAGGAGAAGCACCACCCAGGCTAACAGTCACACCCCTGGAGAACCGGGGACGCTTGCGCCAGAGCCTGAGAAAGAACAGGTCAGCCAGAGCAGCCAACCCAGGCAGGCACCTGCCAGCCCCCAGGAGGCTGCCCTTGACTTGGACGTGGTGCTCATCCCTCCGCCAGAAGCTTTCCGGGACACCCAGCCAGAGAAGTGTAGGGAAGCCAGCCTGCCCAAGGGGCCAGGACAGCAGGGCCACACACTCCAGCTCCACACACCATCCAGCTCCCAGGAAAGAGAGCAGACTGCTTCAGAAGCCATGTCCCAAAAAGCCAAAGAAACAGGCTCAACCGGGTACACACAACAACCCCGGCCTCCTCCTGCAGGGTTGCCTCAGAATGCAAGAGCTGAAGATGCTCCCCTCCCATCAGGGGAGGACCCAAACAGCCGACTAGCTCCCCTCACAACCCCTAAGCCCCGGAAGCTGCCACCTAATATTGTTCTGAAGAGCAGCCGAAGCAGTTTCCACGGTGATCCCCAGCACTGGCTGTCCCGCCACACTGAGGCTGCCCCTGGAGATTCTGGCCTGATTTCCTGTTCACTGCAAGAGCAGAGAAAAGCACGTAAAGAAGCTCTAGAGAAGCTGGGGCTGCCCCAGGATCAAGATGAGCCTGGACTCTACTTAAGTAAGCCCACCAGCTCCATCAGACCCAAAGAGACACGTGCCCAGCATCCGTCCCCAGCTCCAGGTCTGGCTCAGCCTGCAGCTCCAGCCCAGGCCTCAACAGCTATTCCTGCTGCTGGGAAGGCTCTGGCTCAAGCTCTGGCACCAGCTCCAGGTCCAGCTCAGGGACCTTTGCCAATGAAGTCTCCAGCTCCAGGCAGTGTTGCAGCTAGCAAATCTATGCCAATTCCTATCCCTAAGGCCCCGAGGGCAAACAGTCCCCAGACTCCGCCAAAGCCAGAGTCAGGGCTGACTCTCCAGGAGAGCAACACCCCTGGCCTGAGACAGATGAACTTCAAGTCCAACACTCTGGAGCGCTCAGGCGTGGGACTGAGCAGCTACCTTTCAACTGAGAAAGACGCCAGCCCCAAAACCAGCACTTCTCTGGGAAAGGGCTCCTTCTTGGACAAGATGTCGCCCAGCGTCTTGCGTAATTCTCGGCCCCGCCCTGCCTCCTTGGGCACGGGGAAAGATTTTGCAGGTATCCAGGTAGGCAAGCTGGCTGACCTGGAGCAGGAGCAGAGCTCCAAGCGCCTGTCCTACCACGGACAGAGCCGTGACATGCTTCCTCGGCCCCCCTGTGTCAGTGTCAAGATCTCCCCAAAGGGTGTCCCCAATGAACACAGAAGGGAGGCCCTGAAGAAGCTGGGACTGTTGAAGGAGTAG
- the C5H1orf116 gene encoding specifically androgen-regulated gene protein isoform X2: MSQKAKETGSTGYTQQPRPPPAGLPQNARAEDAPLPSGEDPNSRLAPLTTPKPRKLPPNIVLKSSRSSFHGDPQHWLSRHTEAAPGDSGLISCSLQEQRKARKEALEKLGLPQDQDEPGLYLSKPTSSIRPKETRAQHPSPAPGLAQPAAPAQASTAIPAAGKALAQALAPAPGPAQGPLPMKSPAPGSVAASKSMPIPIPKAPRANSPQTPPKPESGLTLQESNTPGLRQMNFKSNTLERSGVGLSSYLSTEKDASPKTSTSLGKGSFLDKMSPSVLRNSRPRPASLGTGKDFAGIQVGKLADLEQEQSSKRLSYHGQSRDMLPRPPCVSVKISPKGVPNEHRREALKKLGLLKE, encoded by the coding sequence ATGTCCCAAAAAGCCAAAGAAACAGGCTCAACCGGGTACACACAACAACCCCGGCCTCCTCCTGCAGGGTTGCCTCAGAATGCAAGAGCTGAAGATGCTCCCCTCCCATCAGGGGAGGACCCAAACAGCCGACTAGCTCCCCTCACAACCCCTAAGCCCCGGAAGCTGCCACCTAATATTGTTCTGAAGAGCAGCCGAAGCAGTTTCCACGGTGATCCCCAGCACTGGCTGTCCCGCCACACTGAGGCTGCCCCTGGAGATTCTGGCCTGATTTCCTGTTCACTGCAAGAGCAGAGAAAAGCACGTAAAGAAGCTCTAGAGAAGCTGGGGCTGCCCCAGGATCAAGATGAGCCTGGACTCTACTTAAGTAAGCCCACCAGCTCCATCAGACCCAAAGAGACACGTGCCCAGCATCCGTCCCCAGCTCCAGGTCTGGCTCAGCCTGCAGCTCCAGCCCAGGCCTCAACAGCTATTCCTGCTGCTGGGAAGGCTCTGGCTCAAGCTCTGGCACCAGCTCCAGGTCCAGCTCAGGGACCTTTGCCAATGAAGTCTCCAGCTCCAGGCAGTGTTGCAGCTAGCAAATCTATGCCAATTCCTATCCCTAAGGCCCCGAGGGCAAACAGTCCCCAGACTCCGCCAAAGCCAGAGTCAGGGCTGACTCTCCAGGAGAGCAACACCCCTGGCCTGAGACAGATGAACTTCAAGTCCAACACTCTGGAGCGCTCAGGCGTGGGACTGAGCAGCTACCTTTCAACTGAGAAAGACGCCAGCCCCAAAACCAGCACTTCTCTGGGAAAGGGCTCCTTCTTGGACAAGATGTCGCCCAGCGTCTTGCGTAATTCTCGGCCCCGCCCTGCCTCCTTGGGCACGGGGAAAGATTTTGCAGGTATCCAGGTAGGCAAGCTGGCTGACCTGGAGCAGGAGCAGAGCTCCAAGCGCCTGTCCTACCACGGACAGAGCCGTGACATGCTTCCTCGGCCCCCCTGTGTCAGTGTCAAGATCTCCCCAAAGGGTGTCCCCAATGAACACAGAAGGGAGGCCCTGAAGAAGCTGGGACTGTTGAAGGAGTAG